The genomic region ATATCATTTGATAACATTCATTGATTATTAAATGCTTATATATATTTCATGtatatattacaatgtaataacaattattaataagacTTCTATATGTACAAatgtagattcataataatatcatatttatatatatttcattttacctatttaattctattgattaatttatattttattatttcacattattatagatacacatatatttatatttagttatatatatatatatatacaaatatatttacatatttatttacacaatttgttcgtgaatcgtcgagaacagtctaaggtcaaatgattacatgaacacagttcaaagtctttgagacttcacattacagactttgtttatcgtgtcgattatagattaagattaaagtttaaatttggtcggaaattcccgggtcattacaAAGACAAGGTTAAATAtttcacccacacttttgccggtatcgctctcacgtggtggaacacgtatgtacaatcggtgggtaccgatgaagcccacgctctctcttggtccgatttgaaagaaaagatgatcaccgaatactttccgcgcaagGAAACCcggaggctcgaacaagagctaagaactctaaaagcggtcggaaacgacctcaaggcttataatcaacgattttccgaactacccttgatgtgcccaaaccttgtgaaccccgagtctttaagggttgaactttacatggatggtcttccaaagagcatcaaacacggagtaatgtcatctaaACCCACCAAttatcaagaagctttgaatatagcccgcaaattgatagaaacggtggatgagatcgtagtaccggcacctaaacccgaggataagtcgggtggcaacaaaagaaaatgggaagccactccatcaagcaattacaacaacaacttcaccaaaaagtctttcacctccgacggcaataaGAGTTATGCCAGAAACttgccttattgtaacaagtgctacaaacatcattttggtgaatgtggcaaaccattttgcgtcaaaTGTCAAAGGAGTGGCCACGCGGCCCATGATTGTAGAAATATCGCCctcgttgctcaaaaggggcctaatgcaccaaaaccgggcgtttgttatgaatgtggtcaaccgggtcattataggaatgcgtgcccaaagaagaaagctaaccccaatacacgcggccgggctttcaacatcaacaccgaggaagcccgagatgacaatgaactagtcacgggtacgtttcttctcaacaattcttatgtctcttgcttattcgattcgggtgccgataagagttttgtatccaaggctttgactcattctttaagcactccaccactcccactagatactacttataccattgaagtggccaacgagaaactattaagtgccgacaattTTTATCGGGTatatacgttaaacttaatgggtaaagagtttgaaattgacttgatacctatagaactagggagtttcgatgtaatagttggtatggattggttagccaaaacgaaatatcacatcctttgtgatcttaaagcgattcaaattcctatcgagaatggtgaacccttgattgtttatggcgataagagttgcaccggactcaacctcgtctcgtgccttaaagttgaaaagtaccttcgtaaaggttgtttcgcgattctagcccacaTTAAGAAAATTGAGaccgacgagaagcatatcgatgatgtgccaattgttagtgatttttccgatgtatttcccgatgaattgccgggtcttccacctcatcgaccggtagaattccaaatcaatcttattccgggagccgcacctgtagcacgtgcaccgtatagacttgctccatccgaaatgcaagaatttcaaagtcaaattcaagaactacttgaccgtagttttatccaacctaaccattcaccatggggcgctccgattttattcgttaagaagaaagatggatccctacaaatgtgtatcgactatcgtgaattaaacagattgacggttaagaaccgatatcctcttccacacatcgatgacctctttgatcaattacaaggatctcgtgtatattcgaaaatcgatctccgctcgggttatcatcaattaagggttaaggaggaagatgtctccaaaatcactttccggactcgttatggtagttatgaatttcttgtaatgtcatttggtctcactaacgcaccggcggtgttcatggatcttatgaaccgcgtgtgcaaaccatacctcgacaaattcgttatcgtgttcatcgatgatattttggtctattctaaaagcgaagaagagcacgaacaacatctccgacttgtgcttgaactcttgagacaagaacgactctatgccaaattctccaagtgtgaattttggttgaaggaagttcaatttcttggtcatgttgtaagtgatcaaggtattaaagtcgatcccacaaaaatcgaagccattagtaaatgggagactcctactactcctactcacattcgtcaattcttgggtctcgccgggtactatcgtagattcatcgaaaatttctctttggttgcacgtcctataaccgtgttaactcacaagggaaagaaattcatttgggcgaacgaacaagaatccgcgtttcaaatcttgaagacaaagctaaccaccgctcctatcttgtcaattcccgaaggcaatgatgattttgttgtatattgtgatgcctcgaaacatggttttgggtgtgtattgatgcaacgaaagaaagttattgcttatgcctctcgacaactaaaaattcatgaacggaactacacgacacatgatctcgaactcggagccgttgtctttgcacttaaaatgtggagacactatctttatggaaccaagagtactatcttcaccgatcacaaaagccttcaacacatcttcgaccaaaagcaactaaacatgagacaacgacggtggattgaaactttgaacgattacgattgtgagcttcgttaccaccccgagaaggcaaatgtagtagccgatgccttaagtcgaaaagaaagagctgtgcctcttcgtgtccgagctttaaacatcaccatccacaccaatctcaatagtcaaattcgtgtagcccaagacgaggctctcaaggatgaaaacatctctctcgaacacttgaacgtcctcacctctttattcgaagttaaagaaaccggactccgatatttcgccggaagaatttgggtacctagttatggggacctacgaagccttattttagacgaaggccataagtcaagatattcgattcaccccagtgccaataagatgtaccacgacctcaaagaacaatattggtggccgaacattaaaagggacgtcgctacttatgttggaaaattcctaacttgctccaaagtcaaagccgaacattaaagaccgtccgaactacttcaacaacccgaaatcccgcaatggaagtgggaaaggataacgatggattttatcaccaaactaccaaagacggtgggcggttatgatactatttgggttattgttgaccgtctcaccaaatccgcgcacttcctagccatgaaggaaaccgacaaaatggataaacttgcacaactttacattaaggagatcgtagcccgtcatggtgtacctttatcgattatttccgaccgagatggccgttttgtttctagattttggcgtaccttacaagaagcattgggaacgcgtttagacatgatcaccacatatcatccacaaaccgacggacaaagcgaacgcacaattcaaaccttggaagacatgctacgagcttgtgtcatcgatttcggaaaagcttgggacaagcacttgcctctcgctgaattctcttacaacaatagttaccacgcgagtatcaacgtcgcacctttcgaagctttgtatggccgaaaatgtcgttctcctctttgttgggccgaagtaggtgacacacaaatcaccggacccgaactcattcatgaaacaaccgagaagatcgttcaaatttgAGATacgcttaggacggcccgaagtagtCAAAAGAGCTATaacgacaaaagacgcaacgacctcgaattccaagtcggtgaccgcgtaatgttaaaagtcgcaccttggaaaggtataatccgtttcgggaaacgcgggaagttaaatccgcggtatattggtcctttcgaaatcttggagcgtgttggaaccgtcgcttatcgtttagatcttccgcctcaactgagctccgttcatcctactttccatgtgtcaaacttgaaaaagtgttttgccgaacccgaactcgtcatccctctcgaagaacttactatcgatgacaaactccactttgtggaagaaccggttgaaattgtggaccactccgtcaaaactCTAAaataaagccgaattccgattgtcaaggtccgttggaatgccaaaagaggacccgagtttacttgggaaagacaagatcaaatgcaaaagaaataccctcatttattcatggatttggaaacgcaagatctcgaggaagaaacgactactacgcctacttaaatttcgggacaaaatttcttttaaggagtaggtaatgtaacatcccgtcttcttccgttatactattttaaagtccgttatataattataacatcttccgttaaaatgcgttttaaaatatttcgtttaggtaattcacgcacccgcttttaaacttgagggactaaacttgccaaatgcCCAAAGTCTTgagtaggtcaactagtcaaccatgacATCTCCACCATTCATTATCCACCTCATTTTTCACTTTTCTTAATACTTccaccattttctctcaaactcctaatacaaagaatcatcatctaaatcgtttcaaggaagcaaacatcaaaacaaattacatatttggaatccttgcatcttcctcttcaaatccataccaactttattgcattttggtaactttctaaaaacactagatattgtgttcttgatgtttttaacttatagaagtgttaattagtgtccatggctcaagtctaacatgaatatataatttgtatgtctgttcttgtcattttgatgtaactagcttaaacttgaaatgggtgtgcttaatcttgagttttggtggatcatatgttgttagatgttaaaagtacatgtattaaatgtgttactagcatcactagcttcaatttggtatgtaagttgacttgaaaaaacctcattaacatgattaaggattttatgattgttggttagggtttggtagccttgaatgtgatttttgatgcattaaaagccttgcaatgtcgtttgtaagtgtttagtagtattgtatgtgtaattacctacgaaacggcgtattatatgtgtgtagtaagttcccgaatcatcttatgcgttttatgaacttaaaACCTTGATAATGAACTTTAAATGATCAATTTACGAGAATTCgattattataaatgatgtttttatttgatgaaaagtgtttagttgtattccttgttaaattacctttccaacgatataaaatacgtgttttgaatgtttacggttcataagttatggttgtttgaagttggattcgtttaagttttcaaaactgccagacttggtgaacagatacatggagcggcgctccataaccttgagcggcgctccaaacccggctgtccaaagtttcactttttcgtttaattctaactatgctacgtacctccgattaacatgaaacttggtcaacatgcttatatatgattaaaaacctcagaaaaatagttcgggacccgacccgaacgtgttgactttttcgttgactttgaattgatcaaagttaacttttgtccaaacttaaccaaatacttatgcaatcattctaacatgcttttatacttgtaccgtgcatgaaacttgacaatttaattcgcatgctatataatcgagtcgtaacgagccatatgactaattgaacactttgaccgaccgtgattACCGATATTGataaaacctatttgtttaggtcaagactaacatttgttcttgcacacgtttaccttgtgaagtacttatttactcgtgcactcaaggtgagatcatagtcccacttttactcttttatacttatacgtgggatgagaaaacataaacgatttatacttttatactttgaacacaaatacgaaagcaaagatacatacgagttagaacaaaaatcctcaagtccaattatcatcagttacacttgtagggtgtaagcgtaaacttatgttgtgtggtcatgcgggtttaacgaaccctcattcggacggttcgctaccgttagcgaatgaaatataattttatcggaatagtgtaggttctaacactatatgcagaggtaagattcagttaagctttgataattggatgctcgtgatacaaacacatcttttgagatgtatacgcttgataatctgtttatactaaatcttgtggttcaaaacatactttatacatacacctatgattttcaccaacgttttcgttgacagattttctatgtttttctcaggtccttgaatactaggtgatacatgcttccgcactatactttttgatacttgcttggatgtcgagtatacttgcatacgtggagcgtcttttgatttattcttaaattgtgtcgcatatgtttcaattgtaccttAAACATTgtgatgtaactagttgtcgaactactttgtaaaccttgaaacatccttacttttgaaatgaatgcgacatacttttggtcaaacgttgttttaaagacttatgaccacgtaacgggatctaagtagacggcgtcgtcaatgacgattttgtcgggtcgctacaacaattataattttaagtataattataattataattataattataattataatatatattacatatataaatatataatatacgatTGAATAACCTATGCCTTGCAAGTATCACGATTCACGAGCTTATCAATCATCATCTTTCTATCAAAATGTATCTTTAGTATAATTAATACTCCATACAGAAGAATTTTATATTGTTACAAATACTATAAACGTTGtatagcccaaaaaaaaaaaaaaaatttatttttttgtcATTTTAGAAGACAAGTAACTACTACTCCTTCATATATAACAATGTGCACTTACAGACATTACCAAGTATATATACATCGACTATGCTAGCTAGGTAGTAATTACATTTTTGTCTATTTTATAAAAAATCTTATTAGTACGACGTTATGGCGACATATAGCTTCTTATAACACCCTCATGTTGTAGAGGCACTAAGCTTACAATAGTGATCGAATGACTTGCACCTAATTGCTCTTGAGGTTGTTGTAAAGAAGCTGTACTACAACTACCAGCTGCTGTAAGAATCTTTTGGCATGTTTCAAGAAGACAGTGCCTGCAATTTGGACAGGACGAATGTGATTTGAGCCATTTATCGATGCAACCAACATGGAACCCGTGATTGCATTTAGGCATTATCTTAACTCGCTCCCCTGTTAAAAACTCACCCAGGCAAATTACGCATTCTTTGCCTAGTCCCGGTAGTTCCAATCCTTCCCAATATCTAACTGTTTGGAAACTCTTTAGTACCTTTTTCTTGATCCCTCTATTGGCCGCTAATCTAGCCGACATCGTATTATGATCTTGGCTAGAACTAAATTCTGAACCAACAAAACTTGTACATCTTAATGCACACCTAATGATGGAGTTCAACCCTAGTGAACATACTATAGCACATAAAAGGACTGAAAGAACCATTACGACATTCGAATCGAAGTTATTATGTGAAGTATTTAGGGTTGATGGTGGTGGAgctagttgttgttgggatgaagAAAAAGTGTTAATTAGTAAGAGTTTTCTTGAATATAAATGATTTAAGTCAAGCATTGTAGGTACATTTGACATAATTATAAGTTGCTATTGTGTGATTTGATGAGGACTCTGTTTGAGATAGAATGTACGTTTGTTTATATAGATGTTTTAAAAAGGGGCCCAATTTGAGTAATTTGAATAAAACATGATCTTTGTAAGGGATTGTATGGAAGCCAACATAAGGTGGGATATTATCGATCTTCAATCTTCTATAATGGTAAATAAATAAAATAGTTTTTACTATAAATTATTAATTTCCCACCATTTGGGTCCGGCCTCCACTAAATTTTATCTTTTATTAAATACGAAAACTTTTACTCCGTAATATTGATATTGAATTGGGTCCAACTCACTCTCTAACTCAAATAATGCCATGTCTAGCTAGCTCGAATTTCCTACATCTTTTCCTTGtcgataaatataaatatttcacGTGACATAGCACATGGTTTTAAGACACACTACTAGATCTGTATTTGTGGAATTATAGTTTATTATAGTTTACGAGCAAGTTTAAACTAAACATAGGAAATGATCGCTCTAATTAATATTCTATCCGTTTTAATTTAATagttttgacttttgagttgaattTTTTTCATAACTTGAACTATGGAGTTCCAAGCTCAACATCCGCGGCATTATAGTTTATTATAGTTTACGAGCAAGTTTAAACTAAACATAGGAAATTATCGCTCTAAGACCACTTGTATTGGTAGAAGACGTTTCTTGTGGTGTCACTTGCCTTTTTACACTTTTTGGATGAGTAGGTCGTGTTTCTTTattgagtggagtagtggtggtgtttctttttggtgttagttaggagtattgtgatgatgtgttaaaatataattgagttaagtattaaaagggaataaaaataatatttttaaaataataataaaaaaaagaaacaAGAAACGGATGTTTCTTTATTCGTCTCTTTTCAACACACGCTCAAGAAATGCCCAAAAGTAACGCCTCAATACTTAAAAAATTGGTGTCACTTGGTGATGACTAGGCAAAGAAACGGCGTTTCTTGCCAGCCATTGATACAAGTAGTCTAATTAATACCCTATCCGTTTTAATTTAATagttttgacttttgagttgaattTTTTTCATAACTTAAACTATGGAGTTGCAAGCTCAACATCCGTGGCATGTTTGGTTTTTGTCTAGTAGGATTGAATAATTTGTTAAATGTGGAAAATTTTGAATGTTCCTGCCCATCATTTTTGTAATTGGGCTGATGTATTTATCTTGAGGTTCTACATTTTAGTTGTTTTTAATAAAATGCTTGGCTTTGCAAGAAAagaataaaaattaaataattttttgtgttatataataaAGTTATAcagaatgaaaatatatatataattttttttattcatataaattttatcatgtattatataattaaaaaaaataagaaaattaaaGTTAAAGttagaaaaataataattaatcTATGACTATTAAATTTTTTTTGGGTAATATTTATGACTATTAAATTGAGACGGAGAGATTAAGTAATTAACTTCTCAGGCCTCAACCAAAGAGATCAATACACATAATTCTTTAACTGAATTATTTTTACTTTTGGTCACTCGATCATGTTTTAAAGTATCAACTAATTGTTAGTTAGTTGTAAATTAGTTATTTTAAACTTAAGTGCATGACCTTGATTTGCAAGTGTGTATTGAAGTTGAATTACACATCAACAGCTTGATACTTCAATCTTTATCTCTATCTCTGTCTTTAATATGGAATTTGATTTGATTTTTATACCACTTTGCAGGGTTAGCATATATGCATTCTTCTCTAATTATTTTATTTGTTGTGGCCATAATATTTTATTCATAAAAAAGTCTCCACAAGATACTACTAGTATAAAATATACTGTACTAGTTtaagacccgcgatttcgcgggattCTTGAAAGGTCAAATCATTTAAGCTTATAaagttaaatatataaattaaaaaactattattatgtctagatgaacattaaaccaaatgttttttagagtgttcaaattttaaagtttcaaaatgtattaatgaaCTTTTATTAAGTCTATGATAAACATTAAATCAAATGTTTTATAGGGGATTTAATtttttaaagtttcaaaatg from Rutidosis leptorrhynchoides isolate AG116_Rl617_1_P2 chromosome 9, CSIRO_AGI_Rlap_v1, whole genome shotgun sequence harbors:
- the LOC139866313 gene encoding RING-H2 finger protein ATL78-like — translated: MSNVPTMLDLNHLYSRKLLLINTFSSSQQQLAPPPSTLNTSHNNFDSNVVMVLSVLLCAIVCSLGLNSIIRCALRCTSFVGSEFSSSQDHNTMSARLAANRGIKKKVLKSFQTVRYWEGLELPGLGKECVICLGEFLTGERVKIMPKCNHGFHVGCIDKWLKSHSSCPNCRHCLLETCQKILTAAGSCSTASLQQPQEQLGASHSITIVSLVPLQHEGVIRSYMSP